In Candidatus Micrarchaeota archaeon, one genomic interval encodes:
- a CDS encoding PRC-barrel domain-containing protein: MAKPVKLVIAKQLAGKKVVSNEGEELGKLVDVYIQETTGKLENLLLEPNPDSVTVRQLQKEEGLVLVPYSAVMSIGDYIIVDRKVLAQPSSSFLEGYE, translated from the coding sequence ATGGCCAAACCGGTTAAGCTCGTAATCGCAAAGCAACTCGCTGGCAAGAAGGTCGTATCTAACGAAGGTGAAGAGTTGGGCAAACTCGTTGATGTTTATATTCAAGAAACTACTGGTAAACTTGAAAACCTGCTGCTCGAACCCAACCCTGACAGTGTAACCGTCAGACAGTTACAGAAAGAGGAGGGGTTGGTTCTCGTTCCATACAGCGCGGTAATGTCCATCGGTGATTACATCATCGTTGATAGAAAGGTATTGGCTCAACCGTCTTCTTCGTTTTTAGAAGGGTATGAGTGA
- a CDS encoding NAD-dependent epimerase/dehydratase family protein — MLLVTGMTGRLGRALYPMLKRRKLRVIVRDATESVMFDRNVDVRVADITDEDALIKACEGVETVLHMASVVDYSAPRSLMYHVNVNGTRYLRDACLSNNVKNFIYISSTAVYGKHVFGRRMTKPIKETAKCQPTDYYGMTKMYAERLLTDVSDELNTVILRPSMIYGPEFKEGYEYVVGRIKQGKMPIIGRGNNRIPIVHSKDVATAIVKVIRTVGKKDVSGVYNLSVETPLTQEQLYRIVANTLGVEPPKKHIPLWKARLMLRIGSLFKGYDYERMRNYIDKLSSDRVYDITRMKRVFGYRPKIDYNVGIREVVKLLDKQDRAL; from the coding sequence ATGCTGTTGGTAACAGGAATGACTGGGAGACTCGGCAGAGCGCTGTATCCGATGTTGAAAAGGAGGAAACTGAGGGTCATCGTACGTGATGCCACCGAATCGGTAATGTTCGACAGAAACGTCGATGTTAGGGTTGCTGATATAACCGATGAAGACGCCCTTATCAAAGCATGCGAAGGTGTGGAAACAGTCCTTCACATGGCATCGGTGGTCGACTATTCCGCGCCTCGTTCTCTGATGTATCACGTGAACGTAAACGGCACTAGGTATCTTCGAGATGCATGCCTATCGAACAACGTGAAGAATTTCATATACATAAGTTCCACCGCTGTCTACGGTAAACACGTATTCGGAAGAAGAATGACTAAACCTATAAAAGAAACCGCTAAATGTCAACCCACCGATTATTACGGGATGACTAAGATGTATGCAGAACGGTTGCTGACAGACGTTTCTGACGAACTGAACACGGTGATACTACGACCATCGATGATCTACGGTCCTGAATTCAAAGAAGGTTACGAGTATGTGGTCGGAAGGATAAAACAGGGAAAGATGCCGATAATAGGCAGGGGGAACAACCGCATTCCGATCGTGCATTCAAAGGATGTTGCAACAGCGATTGTGAAAGTCATCAGGACGGTCGGAAAGAAAGACGTCAGTGGAGTGTACAACCTTTCGGTTGAGACTCCGCTGACTCAGGAACAGTTGTACCGTATCGTTGCAAACACGTTGGGTGTGGAACCGCCGAAAAAACATATCCCCTTATGGAAGGCAAGGTTAATGCTCAGGATCGGCTCTCTGTTTAAAGGGTATGATTATGAAAGGATGAGGAACTATATAGATAAACTCTCATCCGACAGGGTGTACGATATAACCAGGATGAAGAGGGTGTTCGGTTACAGACCGAAAATCGATTACAATGTAGGGATACGCGAGGTTGTAAAACTGTTGGACAAACAGGACCGTGCACTGTGA
- a CDS encoding TCP-1/cpn60 chaperonin family protein, with amino-acid sequence MARLEGQQVLVLPEGATRIIGRDAQRTNIMIGYAVANAIRTSLGPKGMDKMLVSELGDIVITNDGATILEEMNVEHPAAKIMVEIAKTQDEEVGDGTTTSVLVAGYLLKNAGELLDQNIHPSTITKGYRMAATKCDQLLDELANPVSLDDVETLKKIAAISMSSKGLGLGDSKEYIASLIVDAVRMIAEKRDGKYVIDTDLIKIEKKPGESVKQTMLIKGVVIDKEVVHSGMPKSVKNAKIALLDCPLEIEKTEMDARINITSPEQMDAFLQQEEKMIKEMVDKIKKSGANVVFCQKGIDDLAQHFLAKEGIMAVRRVKKSDMEKLSRATHGRIVSTLDGLSPEDLGEAGLVEERKVAGEEMIFIEECKDAKAVTIFARAGTEHVVNEVERALVDAIGAVASAIEDGSYVYGGGATEVELAQKLRDYAVEVGGREQLAIQAFADALEIVPRTLAESTGMDAIDALVNLRSKHKEKDGKTFGIDVFGGKVGDMKEIGVIEPTRVKKQAIASATEAANMILRIDDIISAKGTRKEGGNEYGEGGMSGAGGMM; translated from the coding sequence ATGGCAAGGTTGGAAGGTCAACAGGTTCTTGTATTACCTGAGGGAGCAACCCGGATCATCGGGCGGGATGCGCAACGGACGAACATCATGATAGGGTACGCTGTTGCAAACGCCATACGTACCAGTCTCGGGCCTAAAGGTATGGATAAGATGCTAGTCAGCGAACTCGGTGACATAGTGATTACGAACGACGGTGCAACCATACTGGAGGAGATGAACGTAGAACATCCTGCGGCAAAGATTATGGTTGAGATCGCTAAAACTCAGGATGAGGAGGTGGGTGACGGGACGACCACGTCGGTGTTGGTAGCAGGGTACCTGCTCAAGAATGCGGGGGAACTCCTCGATCAGAACATCCATCCCAGTACTATAACGAAAGGGTACAGGATGGCTGCAACAAAATGTGATCAGTTGTTAGATGAGCTTGCCAACCCGGTGAGTTTGGATGATGTGGAAACGCTGAAGAAGATCGCGGCGATCTCCATGAGTTCTAAAGGGTTGGGACTCGGCGATTCCAAGGAGTACATCGCTTCACTGATCGTCGACGCTGTTAGAATGATTGCCGAGAAAAGGGACGGTAAATACGTCATCGATACCGACCTGATAAAGATCGAGAAGAAACCCGGCGAAAGCGTTAAACAAACAATGCTGATCAAGGGTGTGGTCATAGATAAAGAGGTGGTCCATTCGGGTATGCCTAAGAGTGTAAAGAATGCAAAGATAGCGCTGTTAGATTGTCCTTTGGAGATTGAGAAGACTGAGATGGATGCACGGATAAACATCACATCACCTGAGCAGATGGATGCCTTCTTACAACAGGAGGAGAAGATGATAAAAGAGATGGTCGATAAGATCAAGAAGAGCGGTGCGAATGTGGTGTTCTGTCAGAAAGGAATCGATGACCTTGCCCAGCATTTCCTGGCTAAGGAAGGTATCATGGCGGTGCGCAGGGTTAAGAAGTCCGATATGGAGAAACTCTCGCGTGCGACGCACGGACGTATCGTTTCAACACTCGACGGTCTGAGCCCAGAGGACCTCGGCGAAGCAGGGCTTGTGGAGGAGAGAAAGGTAGCGGGCGAAGAGATGATATTCATAGAGGAATGTAAGGATGCGAAGGCGGTCACGATATTTGCCCGTGCCGGAACAGAGCATGTAGTGAACGAGGTTGAACGGGCGCTTGTCGATGCCATCGGTGCCGTTGCAAGCGCTATCGAAGACGGTTCGTACGTGTACGGCGGTGGTGCTACCGAAGTGGAACTTGCACAGAAACTGAGAGATTATGCGGTAGAAGTCGGCGGTAGGGAACAGTTGGCCATCCAGGCCTTTGCCGATGCATTAGAAATCGTACCCAGAACGCTTGCCGAAAGTACCGGTATGGATGCGATCGACGCGTTGGTAAACCTGCGCAGCAAACACAAGGAGAAGGATGGTAAAACCTTCGGTATCGATGTGTTCGGCGGTAAGGTCGGTGACATGAAGGAGATAGGCGTAATCGAGCCGACACGTGTCAAGAAACAGGCGATAGCCAGTGCTACTGAAGCGGCTAACATGATACTCAGGATCGACGATATCATCAGCGCAAAAGGGACACGTAAAGAAGGCGGCAACGAATACGGCGAGGGCGGTATGTCCGGTGCAGGCGGTATGATGTAA
- the thiI gene encoding tRNA 4-thiouridine(8) synthase ThiI, whose amino-acid sequence MESCVIRFNEIWLKGKNRDLFIRRLIDNIKMKLDRSGISEYRLVRRWDHLFLVSDASREDVTRVLSKTFGISNFMFVKETTHKLDDIKKAVLDVASRAPLGTTFRIVTKRSFKNVPYTSPELNATLGRYLAENGHQIDMETPDVTIFVTVTKHGTYVYTEKSHGLGGLPVGVSGRTLCLMSGGIDSPVAAWMMMKRGCEVTLLHFYRTPIIEDKIINITRKLSEYHPTKLIGVNFLPVQKRIVELTKSREKEKYRMVVYRRLMFIIAKKVADELGIRSITTGESLGQVASQTMENMYAITHGLDILVFRPLLAYDKEEIIGYAKSIGTYDLSLQPYFECCTYMVPKHPVLRAKPETVDRLVAEVGEFDRDLEVSEIEIDV is encoded by the coding sequence ATGGAATCCTGTGTCATAAGGTTTAACGAGATCTGGTTGAAGGGGAAGAACAGGGATCTGTTCATCCGTCGGCTCATCGATAATATTAAGATGAAACTCGATAGGTCAGGCATATCAGAGTACAGGTTGGTTCGGCGGTGGGACCATCTTTTTCTCGTTTCGGATGCTTCAAGGGAGGACGTTACGCGCGTTCTCAGCAAAACCTTCGGTATATCGAATTTCATGTTCGTCAAGGAAACAACCCACAAGCTCGACGACATAAAAAAAGCGGTGCTTGACGTGGCTTCGCGCGCACCTTTGGGAACGACCTTTCGTATCGTGACAAAACGGTCTTTTAAAAATGTGCCTTACACATCACCAGAACTGAACGCAACCCTTGGTCGATACCTTGCTGAGAACGGTCATCAGATAGATATGGAAACTCCAGATGTTACGATTTTTGTAACGGTTACGAAACATGGCACTTACGTTTATACCGAGAAGTCCCATGGTTTGGGCGGGTTACCGGTGGGCGTGTCCGGAAGAACGTTGTGTCTGATGTCCGGAGGTATAGATTCGCCTGTGGCGGCATGGATGATGATGAAACGCGGTTGCGAAGTAACCCTTCTTCATTTTTACAGGACACCCATTATCGAAGACAAGATAATCAATATAACGCGTAAGTTGTCAGAGTATCATCCGACAAAACTCATCGGTGTAAATTTCTTACCGGTTCAGAAAAGGATAGTCGAACTCACCAAGAGCAGGGAAAAGGAGAAGTATCGTATGGTCGTGTACAGGAGGCTTATGTTTATCATCGCTAAGAAGGTTGCCGATGAGTTGGGAATACGTTCCATTACCACAGGTGAAAGTCTGGGGCAGGTGGCATCGCAGACGATGGAGAACATGTACGCGATCACGCACGGTTTGGACATACTTGTGTTCCGTCCTTTATTGGCCTACGATAAAGAGGAGATAATCGGTTATGCTAAATCCATCGGTACGTATGACCTGTCTCTGCAGCCTTATTTTGAATGTTGCACGTATATGGTGCCCAAACATCCCGTCCTCAGAGCGAAACCTGAGACGGTGGACAGGTTGGTGGCTGAGGTCGGCGAGTTCGATAGGGATCTAGAGGTCTCCGAAATAGAGATAGATGTTTAA
- a CDS encoding geranylgeranylglyceryl/heptaprenylglyceryl phosphate synthase → MKVKEYIVNELENKGALFFAVIDPIDYASPDDAVNAGKTAYENGADAVLIGGSIGVQGMLLEHVSQRIKEEIDIPLILFPGNLATLTPNADAVYFMTLLNSRNPYWISQVQTLAAPVIKMMKIETLPVGYIVVEPGGSVGWVGDANLVPRNKPKIAAALATAAELMGNQYVLTDAGSNPVNGHIPLEMVGMVSRAISVPYIVAGGIRTPEDAENIVKSGADIIQVGTMFESESSRQRISDMIKTVHKTGKSRI, encoded by the coding sequence ATGAAAGTTAAAGAGTATATAGTTAATGAACTGGAAAATAAGGGGGCGTTGTTCTTTGCGGTGATCGACCCGATAGATTACGCATCGCCGGACGACGCCGTCAACGCAGGAAAGACCGCCTATGAAAACGGTGCTGACGCAGTTCTGATAGGAGGGAGTATAGGAGTCCAAGGGATGCTGCTGGAACACGTTTCGCAGAGAATAAAAGAGGAGATAGACATTCCGTTGATACTGTTCCCCGGGAATCTTGCCACGCTAACCCCGAATGCAGATGCCGTCTATTTCATGACCTTGTTGAACAGCAGAAATCCCTATTGGATATCCCAGGTTCAGACGTTGGCCGCACCGGTAATAAAGATGATGAAGATAGAGACGTTACCGGTAGGTTACATCGTCGTCGAACCGGGAGGGTCGGTCGGATGGGTAGGCGACGCCAATCTCGTCCCGAGGAATAAACCTAAGATCGCGGCCGCGCTTGCAACAGCGGCTGAACTGATGGGTAACCAATACGTACTGACGGATGCTGGGTCCAACCCCGTTAATGGGCATATCCCTCTGGAAATGGTCGGAATGGTCTCCAGGGCTATAAGCGTACCCTATATCGTTGCCGGAGGGATCAGAACTCCGGAAGACGCTGAAAACATTGTTAAATCCGGGGCGGACATCATCCAGGTTGGTACGATGTTCGAATCTGAATCGAGCAGACAACGAATCAGCGATATGATAAAAACGGTTCACAAGACCGGCAAATCACGGATATAA